A single genomic interval of Sphaerodactylus townsendi isolate TG3544 linkage group LG08, MPM_Stown_v2.3, whole genome shotgun sequence harbors:
- the LOC125438153 gene encoding uncharacterized protein LOC125438153, with protein MPFPASIPPPPPAHENGSFLRSACGIFHNGTSMVRMLTRLHNSMYCCHFGIITYERHDVRSWRFFKRTNAHVHFHPPTVFSWRRKRLKMSRAAAATGVPALRRKGAFWKAQEVMVMLGAVKEAGISPLLMGATKLPNKKEFGSVVRALKARGYQRTIAQARTKWKNLKKDFYDSRRRWQGRPPPQERPHFYLEFEELWHLAGEPSEEERYAERQPSATEAAQSSEEEEAEQEETSLVAGEGTSAATAGPAPTYTTPPRPAGSLEGISPANMVLMIRDLQRRVRTLEEANLKQAADQHTLRQTVKELEATVERLMVLMEQGN; from the exons ATGCCATTCCCCGCAagcattcccccacccccgcccgcaCACGAAAATGGATCATTTCTGCGCAGCGCGTGCGGAATCTTCCACAACGGAACTTCCATGGTTCGCATGTTGACACGTCTACATAACTCGATGTATTGTTGTCATTTCGGAATCATAACGTACGAACGTCACGACGTCCGATCCTGGCGGTTTTTCAAACGGACAAACGCACATGTGCACTTCCATCCCCCGACCGTTTTCTCGTGGCGCCGAAAACGATTGAAAATGTCGCGTGCGGCTGCTGCCACAGGTGTCCCTGCCCTTAGGCGCAAAGGGGCATTCTGGAAGGCGCAGGAAGTGATGGTGATGTTGGGGGCCGTGAAGGAGGCTGGCATCAGTCCTCTCCTCATGGGGGCTACAAAGCTCCCCAACAAGAAGGAATTTGGGTCCGTGGTGCGCGCCCTGAAGGCCAGGGGTTATCAGAGGACCATTGCACAGGCACGCACGAagtggaaaaatctgaaaaaggatTTTTACGACTCGAGGAGAAGGTGGCAGGGGAGACCACCCCCACAAGAAAGGCCACACTTCTACCTCGAGTTCGAGGAGCTGTGGCACCTGGCTGGAGAGCCCTCGGAGGAGGAGAGGTACGCAGAAC GCCAACCATCGGCGACCGAGGCTGCCCAGTcctccgaggaggaggaggcggagcagGAGGAAACCAGCTTGGTGGCTGgcgaag GAACATCTGCGGCAACCGCTGGACCCGCTCCCACATACACCACGCCACCAAGGCCTGCAGGGTCCCTTGAGGGAATATCTCCTGCCAACATGGTTCTCATGA TTCGAGATCTACAACGCCGTGTTCGCACCCTCGAGGAGGCCAACCTGAAGCAGGCGGCAGACCAGCACACCCTCCGGCAGACAGTCAAGGAGTTGGAGGCGACCGTCGAGCGGCTCATGGTGCTCATGGAGCAGGGAAATTAA
- the LOC125438079 gene encoding uncharacterized protein LOC125438079 — protein MQNSGGASVATSANSDKQTGGRGVAWREAETRDLISIWGEEAVQSALQKTHKNMDVFVSVASQMRGMGHNRSAVECRTKAKGLKRDLKKCKQHNSISGNARKTIPFYSELDRIFANDKSVNNDDPYRAAECVYVSRRAPSAAETSHASLGATQRTDVVATQSSRRTLMTINEMDIRPQSPSLLESGAGSHSQEHQLRNLRMGEDLDATMIDQEALLEEAALRDDAAGELVTAMADQEEHQPPGEDVLPPAANTGQPSAALEAEQRATRQRIRLRRVGILADFARAIVEQGEAEAQERWESRQEDRTESRERFDSLMTEIRRGNSAMESMVDIFRQRFGRPERVENILETLVNHVLSGVAAGEQHPRSPGCATVTPSPDRHLPAASPHHFQNVHRECQGEKVRTFGFPSRVGSNDCQTPPDLAPATPCVSACGSHGRANSTQNERENRPPLSRSLHFTASHETSPIQGKVNQRESHVLGKSGNGLPAKRQCLREQMEQSSAGNVQGREFGRGAIVRTRKQKQKLDL, from the exons ATGCAGAATTCCGGGGGAGCCTCCGTTGCCACATCAGCCAATTCAGATAAGCAGACGGGTGGGCGCGGTGTGGCGTGGCGCGAAGCGGAAACTAGGGATCTCATCAGTATCTGGGGGGAGGAGGCGGTCCAGAGTGCATTGCAAAAAACGCACAAGAATATGGATGTTTTCGTGTCGGTGGCCTCGCAGATGCGTGGCATGGGCCACAATAGGTCGGCGGTGGAGTGCAGAACGAAAGCCAAGGGCTTGAAGAGAGATCTTAAAAAATGCAAGCAACACAATTCCATCTCTGGGAATGCCAGGAAAACCATCCCTTTCTACAGTGAACTGGACCGCATTTTTGCTAATGATAAGTCCGTTAATAACGATGATCCCTATAGAGCGGCGGAGTGCGTTTATGTCAGCCGCAGAGCTCCTTCTGCTGCAGAAACATCGCATGCATCACTGGGGGCCACACAGAGAACGGATGTGGTGGCAACGCAAAGCTCACGCAGGACTTTGATGACAATAAATGAGATGGACATTCGCCCACAAAGTCCATCTTTGCTGGAATCCG GTGCGGGCAGTCACAGCCAGGAACATCAGCTGCGGAACTTGAGAATGG GAGAGGATCTGGATGCCACCATGATAGATCAAGAGGCCCTTCTCGAGGAGGCAGCCCTGAGAG ATGATGCTGCCGGTGAATTGGTGACAGCAATGGCGGACCAGGAAGAACACCAGCCTCCTGGGGAGGACGTGCTCCCACCAGCAGCCAACACAG GACAACCCTCTGCGGCCCTGGAGGCGGAGCAAAGGGCAACAAGGCAAAGGATAAGGCTTCGACGCGTGGGGATTCTGGCAGACTTCGCGCGTGCCATAGTGGAGCAGGGAGAGGCCGAGGCCCAGGAGCGATGGGAGTCACGGCAGGAGGACAGAACTGAATCCCGTGAGAGATTTGACTCCCTGATGACAGAAATACGTAGGGGGAACAGCGCGATGGAGAGCATGGTGGACATCTTTCGCCAGCGATTTGGCAGACCAGAGCGGGTCGAAAATATATTGGAGACTCTGGTGAACCATGTGCTGAGTGGTGTGGCTGCGGGAGAACAGCATCCTCGCTCTCCGGGGTGCGCAACCGTCACGCCCTCACCTGATCGACACCTCCCAGCTGCCTCACCACACCATTTCCAAAATGTGCACAGGGAGTGTCAAGGGGAGAAGGTCAGAACCTTCGGTTTTCCATCGCGTGTTGGTTCAAATGACTGCCAAACACCACCCGATCTTGCTCCTGCCACTCCCTGCGTGAGTGCGTGTGGCTCACACGGTCGTGCCAACTCAACTCAGAATGAAAGGGAGAATAGACCACCTCTGTCACGCTCCCTCCATTTCACTGCTTCCCATGAGACCTCTCCTATCCAAGGCAAGGTGAACCAACGCGAGAGCCATGTGCTAGGGAAGAGTGGGAATGGCTTGCCAGCCAAACGTCAGTGTCTGCGGGAGCAGATGGAGCAGTCATCAGCCGGGAATGTACAGGgaagggaatttgggaggggggccaTTGTCCGGACACGCAAGCAGAAACAGAAATTGGACCTCTGA